One region of Kazachstania africana CBS 2517 chromosome 3, complete genome genomic DNA includes:
- the KAFR0C00840 gene encoding uncharacterized protein (similar to Saccharomyces cerevisiae CHS3 (YBR023C); ancestral locus Anc_3.223) produces the protein MQTIQQNQDHLTIQASGTALNSSLNCTIIPSKIHNVNEEEDTETSNPSSKGSSGGGTYSLQHSKMKESFYSLEEHGMGAPISRRNDSSEGSSTTSDKVVDNSPGISITPSQLAQLIEKQKSHLEGPRSPTVSELAGFIIKTETISSENGSCSSTTVSQLDKFITKPRKRIKFKEEKAQKVNYQEVHSKKYLKSRPDEALSFWQFYCYIITFWAPSFILKKLGMDTTERQLAWRAKLGLLSVILYLGIFVSFLTFGFTKTFCDHSTLCLKVDSIGKEYMVIHGKVYRFEPYFDDDKNSTELKNSTIFSHRSNGGMDASFLFQNLNGNCFDLITATENSTVPRDSANGNLAWYYPCTFLKTDGTSNPVLEQVEVSNCHLNYNERQEYYSSKSIADVYFTWKQVNNVSRNLVVYNGIVLDLDLLKWIDQKNFRSHPILEYLLKSDLRGYDITTLLSTTEGKKIARCLIDIIKVGRVDSSTVGCIVSDVVLYVSLTMIVSVVVFKFLVACYFHWTIARKQGAFEINNKEMDKRRKAIEEWSNNINEPGPLKEVEGHLRPKHNSSKNRRFMPQKRNAFYGILKERSLSGKANKNRYQTMTTMSQEAKETILLTSEVEHTNSTDSSMFSVQTHAAHLDNRLIHPDAIVQPSPYHRLYNLPLIHVICFVTCYSEEYQAIRTTLDSLATTDYPNSHKMLMVVCDGIIKGQGNDKTTPEIVLSMVENFVVPPQEVKPHSYVAVTSGSKRHNMAKVYAGFYKYDDSTVSAEKQQKVPILVVVKCGAPSEACSSKPGNRGKRDSQIILMSFLQKVTFDERMTRLEFEMLMSIWQLTGTMANFYEAVLMVDADTKIYPDSLTHMVAELVKDPLIMGICGETKIANKRQSWVTAIQVFEYYISHHQIKAFESVFNSVTCLPGCFSIYRIKSPKDVHGFWVPILANPDIVERYSDNDTRTLRKKNLLLLGEDRYLSSLLLKTFPKRKQIFVPKAACKTVVPDTFKVLLSQRRRWINSTVHNLFELVLVRDLCGTFCFSMQFVVVIELMGTLILPLAICFTIYVILFSIFSSPTPVITLILLALILGLPGFVVVVTISRWSYLLWMLIYLLALPIWNFVLPSYAYWKFDDFSWGDTRTIEGESTKKDDHETEGEFDHSMIEMKTWKTFALETTGGKCESTDYL, from the coding sequence ATGCAGACCATTCAACAGAATCAAGACCACTTGACAATTCAAGCATCTGGTACTGCcttgaattcttctcttaatTGTACGATTATTCCCTCGAAAATTCATAAtgttaatgaagaagaagatacGGAGACAAGTAACCCTAGTTCTAAAGGGTCCAGTGGCGGTGGCACATATTCTCTTCAACActcaaaaatgaaagaaagtTTCTATTCGCTTGAGGAGCATGGAATGGGTGCTCCTATTTCTCGTCGCAATGATTCTAGCGAAGGCTCCTCCACAACGTCCGACAAGGTTGTTGACAACTCGCCGGGGATTAGTATTACACCTTCACAACTAGCTCAGttgattgaaaaacaaaagagCCATTTGGAGGGCCCAAGAAGTCCAACAGTTTCAGAGCTGGCTGGTTTCATCATAAAAACAGAAACTATAAGTTCCGAAAATGGATCGTGTTCTAGTACGACTGTGTCACAGTtagataaatttattacaaaaCCAAGAAAGAGGATAAagttcaaagaagaaaaggcCCAAAAAGTTAATTACCAAGAGGTACATAGTAAAAAATATCTGAAATCAAGACCAGACGAGGCATTGTCATTTTGGCAGTTTTATTGTTACATAATAACATTTTGGGCGCCATCTttcattttaaaaaaactAGGCATGGACACAACCGAGAGACAGTTGGCATGGAGGGCGAAGCTTGGATTATTATCTGTAATATTATACCTTGGgatttttgtttctttccTGACTTTTGGATTTACTAAGACATTCTGTGATCACTCAACTTTATGTCTCAAGGTCGATtcaattggaaaagaatatatggTAATTCATGGTAAAGTTTATCGTTTCGAGCCCTATTTCgatgatgataaaaataGCACTGAACTGAAAAACTCTACCATTTTCAGCCATAGAAGTAACGGAGGAATGGATGctagttttctttttcagaaCCTGAATGGTAATTGTTTCGATTTGATTACTGCTACTGAAAATTCTACAGTCCCAAGGGATTCGGCCAATGGTAACTTGGCATGGTATTATCCTTGTACGTTTCTCAAAACGGATGGTACTAGTAACCCTGTTTTAGAACAAGTAGAAGTTAGTAATTGTCATCTAAATTATAATGAAAGGCAAGAATATTATAGCTCAAAAAGCATTGCTGACGTTTATTTTACGTGGAAACAGGTCAATAACGTATCGAGAAACCTTGTTGTGTATAACGGGATTGTGTTGGATTTGGACCTTCTGAAATGGATTGATCAAAAAAACTTTAGATCACATCCTATCTTGGAATATTTGCTTAAGTCAGACTTAAGAGGATACGATATCACCACTCTACTTTCAACAACAGAgggcaaaaaaattgcGAGATGTCTTATTGACATAATAAAAGTAGGTAGGGTCGATTCTAGTACGGTTGGCTGTATTGTTTCAGATGTTGTTCTTTATGTGTCATTAACAATGATAGTCTCAGTTGTTGTATTCAAGTTTCTGGTGGCATGTTATTTCCATTGGACAATTGCTCGAAAGCAAGGTGCATTCGAGATTAACAATAAGGAGATGGATAAACGTAGAAAGGCTATTGAAGAATGGtcaaataatataaatgaGCCTGGCCCTCtgaaagaagttgaagGTCACCTTAGACCGAAACACAATTCCTCAAAGAACAGAAGGTTCATGCCACAAAAGCGGAACGCCTTCTATGGTATTCTCAAGGAAAGGAGCCTAAGTGGTAAGGCAAATAAAAATAGGTATCAGACGATGACAACTATGAGCCaagaagcaaaagaaacaatATTGCTTACTTCAGAGGTCGAGCATACAAACTCAACCGATAGTTCTATGTTTTCTGTCCAGACACATGCAGCCCATTTGGACAATAGATTGATACATCCCGATGCTATAGTGCAGCCTTCACCATATCACAGATTGTATAACCTACCGCTAATTCACGTTATATGCTTTGTTACTTGCTATTCAGAGGAATATCAAGCCATTAGAACAACGCTAGATTCATTAGCAACCACAGATTACCCAAATTCGCATAAAATGCTCATGGTAGTTTGTGATGGGATAATTAAAGGTCAGGGAAATGATAAAACAACTCCTGAAATTGTGTTAAGCATggttgaaaattttgttgtgCCACCCCAGGAGGTAAAGCCACACTCGTATGTCGCAGTAACCTCAGGTTCAAAACGACACAATATGGCAAAAGTCTACGCAGGATTTTACAAATATGATGATAGTACAGTTTCAGCAGAAAAGCAGCAGAAAGTACCAATTTTAGTGGTAGTTAAATGCGGTGCACCGTCTGAAGCGTGTTCTAGTAAACCTGGAAACAGAGGTAAAAGAGACTCGCAAATTATCTTAATGTCATTTTTGCAAAAAGTGACATTTGATGAAAGGATGACAAGGCTGGAGTTTGAAATGCTGATGAGCATATGGCAGCTTACTGGAACAATGGCCAATTTTTATGAGGCTGTTCTAATGGTTGATGCTGATACAAAGATATATCCTGATTCTCTTACCCATATGGTAGCTGAGCTGGTAAAGGATCCACTAATAATGGGAATATGTGGGGAAACCAAAATTGCCAATAAAAGGCAATCTTGGGTCACTGCTATTCAGgtatttgaatattacaTATCCCATCATCAGATTAAAGCATTCGAATCTGTGTTTAACAGTGTTACCTGCCTCCCGGGAtgcttttcaatttatagAATCAAGTCGCCTAAGGATGTACACGGATTTTGGGTTCCAATCCTAGCAAATCCAGATATTGTTGAGAGATATTCTGATAATGACACTAGAACATTGCggaaaaagaatttattattacttgGGGAGGATAGATATTTATCATCCTTACTTTTGAAGACGTTCCCAAAACGAAAGCAAATTTTTGTCCCAAAAGCTGCGTGTAAAACAGTAGTTCCAGATACATTCAAGGTCCTTCTATCTCAGAGACGTCGTTGGATAAATTCGACAGTTCATAATCTGTTTGAGCTCGTTTTAGTGCGAGATTTATGTGGAACTTTCTGCTTTTCCATGCAGTTTGTTGTGGTAATTGAACTCATGGGTACATTAATTTTACCTCTCGCCATTTGTTTTACGATATATGTGATTTTATTTTCGATATTTTCTAGTCCAACTCCGGTCATAacattgatattattagCCCTTATTTTAGGTCTGCCAGGTTTTGTAGTCGTTGTGACTATTAGCAGATGGTCTTATCTTTTATGGATGTTGATCTACTTACTTGCTCTTCCAATATGGAATTTCGTTCTCCCTTCATATGCGTAttggaaatttgatgatttctCATGGGGTGATACTAGGACCATCGAAGGTGAATCAACCAAAAAAGATGACCATGAAACCGAGGGGGAGTTTGATCATTCCATGATAGAGATGAAAACTTGGAAGACCTTTGCACTGGAAACTACTGGAGGGAAATGTGAATCAACAGATTATTTgtag
- the KAFR0C00850 gene encoding SCO family protein (similar to Saccharomyces cerevisiae SCO2 (YBR024W) and SCO1 (YBR037C); ancestral locus Anc_3.225), whose product MINVRSSFVRPRMIDQEIMKLSLVQSQRLFTSSPARKSTKPLSRKPIGGNDDNNLRSANLEFSSGKAIILCVLVGGIGYYIFQNEKHKMDLKREQESKKGYGKPQIGGGRFTLIDHNGNPFSEQNLLGKFSLIYFGFSHCPDICPDELDLLGVWLDKLKKDNIEVQPVFITCDPARDKPEVLKEYLSDFHDGIIGVTGEYDDIKNICKQYRVYFSTPQNVRPDQDYLVDHSIFFYLMDPQGQFMEALGRNHDENSGVIRIKDQIRQYKEADNNDNKKWF is encoded by the coding sequence ATGATAAACGTGAGATCTTCATTTGTGAGACCTAGAATGATAGATCAGGAGATTATGAAGCTTTCCTTGGTTCAAAGCCAGAGATTGTTCACAAGTAGCCCAGCGAGAAAGAGTACCAAACCTCTAAGTAGGAAACCAATTGGTGGAAATGACGACAATAATCTTAGAAGCGCAAATCTCGAATTTTCATCTGGTAAGGCCATTATACTATGTGTACTAGTTGGTGGAATTGGATattatatctttcaaaatgagAAACATAAAATGGATTTGAAGCGTGAACAAGAGTCCAAAAAAGGTTATGGTAAACCTCAGATTGGCGGTGGCAGGTTTACTCTAATAGATCACAATGGGAATCCATTCAGTGAACAAAATCTTTTAGGTAAATTCTCTCTCATATATTTTGGATTCTCTCATTGCCCTGATATTTGCCCCGATGAGCTAGATTTACTCGGAGTTTGGCTGGATAAACTTAAGAAAGACAACATTGAGGTTCAACCCGTTTTCATCACCTGTGATCCAGCAAGAGATAAACCTGAGGTGTTGAAGGAATACTTGAGCGATTTTCATGACGGCATAATTGGCGTTACAGGAGAATACGATgacatcaaaaatatttgtaaacAGTATAGAGTATATTTTTCCACACCACAGAATGTGAGGCCTGATCAAGACTATTTGGTTGACCattctattttcttttatttaatgGATCCACAGGGGCAATTTATGGAGGCTTTGGGAAGAAATCATGATGAGAATAGTGGTGTAATTAGAATCAAAGATCAAATAAGACAATATAAGGAGGCTGACAATAAcgataataaaaaatggttTTAA